CCGGCATCGGCACGTATGCTGCAGTCTGGGCAGCAATACTCCTGATCATATTCCATGCGGTCGCCAAGTCCCTCCTCTTCCTCTCGGTGGGAACAGTGGAGCACAAGATCGGCAGCAGGGATATCGAGGATATGACCGGCCTTTTAGGCCGTCTGCCAAAGATCGCCCTGATGATGATGATTGGCATCGCCGGCATGTTCCTTGCCCCCTTCGGGATGCTCATCTCCAAATGGGCGGCCCTCTTAGCATTCCTGGATGCGCAGTATGGATTCATCCTCATTCTCCTCCTCGCCTTCGGGAGTGCAGTTACGGTCTTCTTCTGGACCAAATGGATGGGTAAACTGGTAGAGGTCGCATGGAAACCAGAACCCCTGGAAGTAAAGATCTCTACACAGGAATACACAGCCCTCGTGCCCCTCACGGTGCTGATGGTCGCTGTCTGTATCGGGTTCCCCCTGCTTTCCTCGTACCTGGTGGTGCCGTATGTCTTCGGCATCTACGGTATGGCGGCTACCCTCGGGCAGGCAAACACGATTATCATGGTGATGATGGTCTTCATGGTCCTTGTCATGCCCCTCACTCTCCTGTACTTCAGGAAAGACCGTAAGATTCTGCCCCATTACGTGGGTGGCCGGCCGGCAACGCCGGACATGCATTTCAAAGGCAGCATCGGCGTGCAGCGCCCGGTGGCACTCGGCAACTACTATCTCTCTGAATACTTCGGGGAAGAGCGGCTCTCACATATCGGCAACGGCCTGTGCATCGCATTCATTGCCATGATTGCGGTGGCACTTCTGATGGGGGTGGGCTTATGATTGAAGAGATTATCTTTGCAATAGGATTCATCATCCTCGCACCGTTCATCGGTGCTCTTATCGGCGGTATCGACCGGAAGGTGACCGCCCGGATGCAGGGGCGGGTCGGCCCGCCGGTACTCCAGCCGCTCTATGATATATTCAAGCTCTTTGAGAAGGAGAAAGCAGTCGTCAGAAACGAGGTGAATTTCTACATATTCTCATACCTGATATTTGTCGTCTTTACCGGAGCGCTCTTCTTCTCCGGCGGAGACATCCTGCTCGTAATCTTCGCACTGACGCTCGCACATGCCTTCCTCATCCTGGGAGCCTATGCGGCAGTCTCCCCGTACAGTCATGTCGGGGCGGAGCGTGAACTGCTTCAGCTGATGGCAGTCGAACCGATGCTGATTCTTGCGGCAACCGGGTTCTATATGGCAACAGGCTCCTTTGCGGTAAAAGACATCGCCCTCTGGCCGGAGCCCGTTGTCCTGACAATCCCCCTCATCTTTGTGGGAATCGTCTATGTGCTCACCATCAAGCTGCGCAAGTCACCGTTTGATCTGGCGACCACCCACCATGCCCACCAGGAACTGGTGAAGGGACTGACAACCGAGTTTGCCGGCCCCACCCTTGGCATGGTCGAGATTGCACACCTCTATGAGACGGTATTCTTCCTTGGCATCGTCTGGCTCTTCTTTGCCTCCATGCCGTGGGTCGGTCTCGCTGCCGTCATCGTTGTCTATTTCCTTGAGATACTCGTAGACAATACCACAACACGTGTTCGCTGGCAGGTAATGCTCAGGAGTGCATGGCTCGTGGCACTCGTTGCCGGGGCTATAAACCTGGGGGTTCTTGCCCTGCTCTAGGGAGGTGAGTGAGAAATATGTCATATATTACAAAATCCCCGTGGATTATCCATTACGACGGGTCCAGCTGCAATGGCTGCGATATTGAAGTGCTTGCCTGCCTCACCCCGCTCTATGACCTCGAGCGGTTCGGGATTGTCAATACCGGCAACCCGAAACACGCTGATGTTTTCCTGATAACGGGGGGCATCAATGAACAGAGCCGGGCAGTGGTCAAAAACACCTATGAACAGATGCCGGACCCGAAAGTCGTGGTCGCTGTAGGCATCTGCGCCACCTCCGGCGGCGTATTCCGTGAATGCTACAACATCATGGGCGGGGTCGACACGGTCATCCCGGTCGATGTCTATGTGCCCGGCTGTGCAGCCCGTCCCGAGTCCATCATCGACGGCGTCGTCCGTGCCCTGGGAATTCTTGAAGCGAAACGGGCAAAGATGGCAGAACAGGAGGGAAAAAAGCAATGATCGAACAGAAACACACCATTATAGAAATAGCGGTCACCGACCTCCTGAAAACAGTGGAGGAATACCACACAAAGGGGAACCGCCTGGTTCAGATCGGCTGCACCCCGTTAGGCGACTGCTATGAAATCAACTATACCTTCACAACAGCGTGGGAATTTGAGAGCCTCCGCATCACCGTACACGACGGCGACGAGATCCCAAGTATCTCCGGCATCTACTGGGGAGCATTCATCTATGAAAACGAGATCCATGACCTCTTTGGTCTGACCGTGACTGGCATGAACGTCGATTTCCAGGGACATCTCATCGAAACACGAGTCCCGACACCCTTCAAAAACCCACCCACCGTCACAAAAGTCCCGAAAGGGGGTGATGCATAATGGGCAACCAAATCGTTGTGCCATTCGGCCCGCAGCACCCGGTGCTGCCTGAACCCATTCATCTGGACCTGGTGATGGAAGACGAACGGGTGGTGGAGGCAGTCCCCACCATCGGGTATGTCCACCGTGGTCTCGAAAAACTCGTTGAGAAGCGGGATTTCAAGGATTATGTCCTCATCGCGGAACGTATCTGCGGGATATGCTCGTTCACCCATTCGGTGACCTACTGTAATGCGATTGAACATATCATGGGTATTGAAGTGCCGCCACGGGCGCAGTTCATCCGGACCATCTGGATGGAATACTCAAGGATGCACTCGCATCTTCTCTGGCTCGGTCTCGCCGCGGATGCAATGGGATTCGAGAACCTCTTCATGAACGCCTGGCGCCTGAGAGAGGAAATCCTCGATGACATGGAGGCCACGACCGGCGGTCGGGTCATCCAGGGCTCATCGAAGGTCGGCGGTATCCGCCTTGACATCCCGGATGAGAAACTCGGGGAGATGGTGGACCATCTGAAGAAAATACGGCCCCTCCTCGAGGAGTCGAACCGCATCTTCACTCATGACCAGACTGTCCGCCACCGGATGCGGGGTCTCGGTGTGCTCTCAGAGAAGGACGCATGGGACCTCGGTGCGGTCGGCCCGGTGGCCCGTGGGAGCGGGTGTGACATGGACGTCCGGTCCAGTGGCTACTCTGCATACGGCGAACTGGGGTTCAAACCGGTCGTGTTCACCCACGGTGACTGTCTGGACCGCTGTCTCGTTCGCTCGGAAGAGGTGCTTGCATCAGTTGACCTTGTGGAACGGGCGGTGGCAAAGATGCCGGACGGCCCCATTGAGGAGAAGGTGAAGGGGAACCCCAACGGTGAGTATTTCGCCTTCTCTGAACAGCCCCGCGGAGAGTGCATGCACTACGTGAGGGCAAACGGTAAGAAGAACATTGTCCGACACCGTGTGCGGACACCGACCTTCACCAACATTCCACCGCTGGTGAAGATGCTTGAGGGCATCGAGATGGCGGATGTCCCGGTGGTGGTGTTGACCATTGACCCGTGTATCGGGTGTGCGGAGAGGTGAGAAGAGAGATGACGTTATTTGCCATGGTAAAGCGGGCACTTGTGAATGTGACGGGAAAACCCGCCACCCTGATGTATCCTGCAACACCTGCAAAACAGTATGAGGCATCACGCGGGCATGTGGTCATCGCAATCGAGGACTGCATCTACTGCGGCAACTGCCAGCGCCACTGTGTCTCACAGGCGATCACGGTCGACCGTGCGGAACGGACGTGGGAAATTGACCGCCTCCGCTGCATCATCTGCGGTGTCTGTGCCGAGGTATGTCCAAAGGACTGTATCTTTGTGGAGCCTGACTACCACCCCTCATCCACCGGTCCGTCGGTGGAGTTCGTGGAAGGGCCGCCCGAACCGCCAAAAGAAGAGAAGACAGAAACAAGCGGGGAATAATTCCCGGCTGAGCCAATTTTTGTTCGTTTTTTGTGTCACATTACCTGTGACAGTTGTTCGGATATGCCTCAAAAGATCCTCTGTTTGTTCTCAATCTATCCCCGTGACGCAGTCTCTTCTATCGTCACTTCATCTTCGCAGACCGGCGTATCCTCCGGCAGGGAACGGTCACCGGCAAAGATGAGGACCGTGTCCGGGATAAGACCGCAGCGCAGCAGAAGATCCGCATAGGTCTCTCCTTCCTGATAGACATACTCTGATACCGTCTGTGAACGGGAGAAACGAAATCTGACAACCGGCATACCCTGTACCTGGGAGTGACGGGTAAAAAAAGGGACGGGAACAGGATTTCCTGTCAGATGGGGAGGCTAATATAGTCCATCTGTTCAATCCGGGTCGACACAACCGGGCTTTCCCCGTTGGTAACAAGGTCCGTGTATCCCACCGGGCCCGCCTCAAGCTGAATTGTCACGGTCTCGGAACGGACAGTGCCAGGTGCAATGGTGCCAAACTCCACGCTCTCATGTGCCATCCGTGACATCTGGGTGGAGTCAGGTGTCTGCAGGGTGACACCGGCAATAACATCCTTTGCTGACGCATCACCGCTGTTTGTGACGGTCACGGTCATTGTATACCAGATTGTTTCAGAGTCAGCATCCATGTTGGTGATCGTAATGTCGCTCGATTCCACAGTAATCTTTGGCTGTGCATCGGTGCACCCTGCCGCAAGAAGAACACAGGCGAGGCAGGCGAGGAGCCCCCCGAGCCGTATATAATATGAAGGAAGTAAAGTTGATTTCATTAGTATTTCCATTGTTCCCGTAAGAAAAAATATCTGTCGGACATCAAATCTTCGCCGGATACAGGCATTTATCACTCCCGCAGGCAAAGATATGGGATAATGACAGTAACACTTCCGCCGTTTGAAGAAGTGGCCGAATTCCACGGCCATATCTGTCCCGGGCTTGCATATGGGTACAGGGCATCGGAGTATGCCAAAGAATGCCTGAACGCCGGACGGGCAGTGGATGAAGAGATGGTCGCAATTGTTGAAAACGACGCCTGCATGATCGATGCCATCCAGTATATCACCGGCTGCACGATGGGGAAAGGCAACCTCATCTTCCGTGACCACGGAAAACCAGTCTATACCTTCATCCTGCGGAATGGTGAAAAGGCAGTTCGTATCTCCCAGAAACCTGCGTTCAGCATGGATGCCCTCTTTCCCGACATGACGGAGATCCAGGCAAGAATGGGTGCAGGCACCGCCACCCCGGCAGACAGTGATCGAATGCAGGAGATTCGCACAGAGATGATCGGGAAGATCCTCACCGCTCCGCTGGATGAAATCTATGAATGTACAGAGGTCACACCGGAACTGCCCGAACGGGCACGCATCTTCCGGTCTGTTCCCTGCGCCGTCTGCGGGGAGCCGGTATCCGAACAGCGTGCACGGGTGCAGGACGGGAAAATTGTCTGTATCCCCTGCTTCAATGCATATACCCGCGGCTGGTAGACAACGCCACCGATCCTTTTTTCCCCATTCGCCCTCTGCAAATTATATTCCGTCACATATATCCATGATTCAGTGGAAGAATCTCATATATACGGTGATATGATGAACTACCCCTCCGCCATGCGATTTGCATGCCTACTCATTACTGCCCTCCTTATCGTGCAGGGGGCAGCAGCACTCACGTTTGAACAGGCACCCCTCAATCCGGCCTTTGTCGCCTATACCGAGGGGGCGGATGCCGGTGCTGTGGCCTGCTACAGCGCTGTGTACCCGTCACCGGGTGCAGATCCAGCGCCGTTTGCCACCGGCCTCCTGCCGTCACCGGCAGTGGTCTACTGGCCGGACGGTTATACGGCGCCTGCTGTAACCGATGCCGCGGCCCTCCCCGCACGCTTTGACCTCCGCGACGAAGGACGGGTCACCCCGGTCCGGGACCAGGGGAAGTGCGGCAGCTGCTGGGCATTTGCGACCTACGGGTCGCTGGAGTCGACCTATCTGACCGATTCAGGAGAAGAAACGAACTTCTCGGAGAACAACATGAAGAACCTCTGCTCGGATGAGTATGAGGACGGATTTGATTACGGCCCCTGCGACGGAGGTTTTGCCTTCATGTCCGACGCCTATCTCGTTCGCGGAAGCGGCCCCGTGTGGGAGGCGGATGACCCGTATGCACTGCCAATGCCCTCCAACATTTCTCCCACCGATCTTTCGCCGGTGCTTGACGTCCGTGAGGTAACGTTCCTGCCGCAGCGGACCGGGCCCCTTGATAACGACCTCTTCAAGGAGCAGCTGATGCAGGAAGGGGCCATCTGGGTCTCGTTCTACGTAAACTGGTCCTGCTTTGCGGACAACTACACCACCTACTACTGGCCGGGTGATGAGGAGGAGTATACCATCAACGGCGGTCACGCGGTCACCCTCGTCGGATGGGACGACGCCTTCCCGAAGGAGTCCTTTGCCGTGGAACCCCCGGGTGACGGTGCGTTCATCCTCAAAAACAGCTGGGGTACCAAATCCGGGGAGGATGGATACTTCTATATCTCCTATTATGACCCTATCATCGGCACCTTCGGCAAAGAGGGACAGGAATTTGTAATGGATGACAGGAATCGCACGTCCGCAGGAGCGGTCTACACCGGCGTTCCCGCCGATGACGAGAGACGGATATACCAGTACGACCCCCTCGGCTGGACAACAAGTGCCGGCACCGAGAGTGAAGGCCCCCTCTATGGAGCAAATGTCTTTACGGCAGACGGGTATGAGGCACTCACCGACGTAAGTTTCTACACCCGCGGGCCGGGGGCAGGATACACGGTCGCCATCTTCACGAACTTCACCACTCCGCCGGGCGATGACGCACCGGTCGCGTGGACGGCCGGCACCTGTACCCTTCCGGGATATCACACCATCTCCCTCCCCGAAGCAGTCCCTCTCACTCCCGGCGAGGTATTCTCGGTCGTCCTTGCAATCGATGACCCGAGCGATACCTATCCCCTTGTCATTGAGATGCCAGTAGACGGCTACTCCTCACAGGCCACCGCCGGGCCCGGCGAGAGTTACGTGAGCGAAAACTGGGGAGAGACCTGGGAAGACGTAAACGACCTCTTGCCCAACACGAACCTCTGCATCAAGGCGTTTACGCACCCCCTCACTGTCGTGCCGCGGGACTATGCGACCATCCAGGATGCGGTGAACGCCTCGGCGTCGGGTGACACCATCATCGTTGAAGCAGGCACGTATCCGGAAGAGATCTCCATCAACAAAACCCTCACCCTGCTGGGCATGGACGGGGCTGTTGTTGCCACCCCGGCAGACGGGACGGGGATTGAGATCGAAGCAGAGAATGTCACCGTTGCAGGCTTCATGTGCGATGGCGGCGGGAGCGCACGCTACGGGATCGCAGCATGGTGGGATAACTGCACCATCTCTGACTGCCAGATCACCGGATATGAGAATGGTCTCTGGCTTCCCTCGGTGCAGGGCCTCACCCTCTCAGACATCGCCAGTTATGACAATGACTGCAATTTCATGTACGAGAACCCGGATGCAGACCCCGGCAACGCAATTGCTGAAACCGTCACCGTGAACGGGCGTCCGGTCATCTACCGCGAGGGTGTAACAGGAGAGACAATTGACGCCTCCACAGACGCGGGTGCCGTCATCTGCGTGAACTGCACGGACATGACCATCCGGGACACCGCGACCGACGCCATCGGGTACGGCTACTACCTCTGCTGGTGTGAGGACATACTCCTCGATACTGTCACCGCTGATGATGTGGAAATCGGCTTGGGGGTGCTGCATTCAGCAAATGTCACCGTACAGGACTCCATATTTGGCCCGGACACAATGGAGGGGATGTTGCTTTTAGACAATAACGGGCTTTTCGTGGACGAAAATGAGATTGCCTGCAGTGGAGATGGAATATTTTCAATGATAATTGAGAATTTCACCATCAGCGACAACACGATCACGGCCCGTGATACTGCCATGGAAGGATGGATGTGTGTAAACGGTTCCGTAACCGGAAACAGCATCAATGGAAACCCGGATACCGGCATGGAGATCCTCCTGGCGCAGGATATATCCCTGCAAAACAACACGGTTGATGCCTCCTCTGAAGGGATCTCTGCGCTGTACTTCTGGGACTCCCTGGTATCCGGCAACACCGTACGGTGCAACGATACGGGCATAGGATTGCTGGTCCTTGGATACGGCTCGGAGATCTCTGAAAATACCGTTGATAACTGCTCGGTACAGGCCATAATGGAGCTGAACAATTCCTCGGTATCCGGAAACCGCTTCTCCGGCGGGGCATACCCGGTCATTGAAGCATCGGACGGCGGGGGAGCGGTCTATGTCTACCGCAATGACTTCGTGCTGACGGAGACCGTTCCGGACGGAGACATTCTCAGTGCAACTGCTGCAGCGGAGATGCCCGCTACAGCCGCAATGGATGCGGCAGCTGCCTTCTCTGTCTCAGGATACAGCATCGAAGATGTCCTGCCGGGCGAATGGGACAAGACCGGGCAGTTCAGTGCGATGGCAGCAGCAACAGATGTACCCGTTATTGCACAGCAGGCGGATGCGGCGAACGTCACCTGGCACTCCCCGGCACCCGTAACCTACTGGTACGGCGTTCAGAAGTGCAACGAGACGATGGGCAACTACTGGAGCACCTACACCGGCACCGACACCACCCATGACGGCATCGGGGATACGCCGTTCGTCTACCTGAACGAGACAAAGGACTGGTATCCTCTGGTCAACACTATCGCCTCCTACTCACTGACCGAACCGCAACTTCCTGACGGTGACGACCCCGCAGGCGATATCGCCGTTGCGGGCACCCTATCGACCGGTGAATCCGCAACCCTCCGTTTCACCGGATCTCCCGTGCAGACGGTCACCCTCACCGCAACGGAGACTACCGGAAAGGTCGTCCTCACGGTCGACCGGGCACCCACCGGCCCGGCCGGACTGACGGGACCGGTCTATTCCTACCTTTCGGCTCAGCTTAGCGGAATGACGGATGGCGAGGTCGGCGGTGCCGCCATCTCCTTCCGTGTGCCCGCCGCGTGGCTCCGGGCAGAAGGGCTCGAACCGGCGGATATCTCCCTCTTCCGGTTCCATGACGGCGCCTG
Above is a window of Methanogenium organophilum DNA encoding:
- a CDS encoding 4Fe-4S dicluster domain-containing protein; translated protein: MTLFAMVKRALVNVTGKPATLMYPATPAKQYEASRGHVVIAIEDCIYCGNCQRHCVSQAITVDRAERTWEIDRLRCIICGVCAEVCPKDCIFVEPDYHPSSTGPSVEFVEGPPEPPKEEKTETSGE
- a CDS encoding lectin like domain-containing protein, which produces MMNYPSAMRFACLLITALLIVQGAAALTFEQAPLNPAFVAYTEGADAGAVACYSAVYPSPGADPAPFATGLLPSPAVVYWPDGYTAPAVTDAAALPARFDLRDEGRVTPVRDQGKCGSCWAFATYGSLESTYLTDSGEETNFSENNMKNLCSDEYEDGFDYGPCDGGFAFMSDAYLVRGSGPVWEADDPYALPMPSNISPTDLSPVLDVREVTFLPQRTGPLDNDLFKEQLMQEGAIWVSFYVNWSCFADNYTTYYWPGDEEEYTINGGHAVTLVGWDDAFPKESFAVEPPGDGAFILKNSWGTKSGEDGYFYISYYDPIIGTFGKEGQEFVMDDRNRTSAGAVYTGVPADDERRIYQYDPLGWTTSAGTESEGPLYGANVFTADGYEALTDVSFYTRGPGAGYTVAIFTNFTTPPGDDAPVAWTAGTCTLPGYHTISLPEAVPLTPGEVFSVVLAIDDPSDTYPLVIEMPVDGYSSQATAGPGESYVSENWGETWEDVNDLLPNTNLCIKAFTHPLTVVPRDYATIQDAVNASASGDTIIVEAGTYPEEISINKTLTLLGMDGAVVATPADGTGIEIEAENVTVAGFMCDGGGSARYGIAAWWDNCTISDCQITGYENGLWLPSVQGLTLSDIASYDNDCNFMYENPDADPGNAIAETVTVNGRPVIYREGVTGETIDASTDAGAVICVNCTDMTIRDTATDAIGYGYYLCWCEDILLDTVTADDVEIGLGVLHSANVTVQDSIFGPDTMEGMLLLDNNGLFVDENEIACSGDGIFSMIIENFTISDNTITARDTAMEGWMCVNGSVTGNSINGNPDTGMEILLAQDISLQNNTVDASSEGISALYFWDSLVSGNTVRCNDTGIGLLVLGYGSEISENTVDNCSVQAIMELNNSSVSGNRFSGGAYPVIEASDGGGAVYVYRNDFVLTETVPDGDILSATAAAEMPATAAMDAAAAFSVSGYSIEDVLPGEWDKTGQFSAMAAATDVPVIAQQADAANVTWHSPAPVTYWYGVQKCNETMGNYWSTYTGTDTTHDGIGDTPFVYLNETKDWYPLVNTIASYSLTEPQLPDGDDPAGDIAVAGTLSTGESATLRFTGSPVQTVTLTATETTGKVVLTVDRAPTGPAGLTGPVYSYLSAQLSGMTDGEVGGAAISFRVPAAWLRAEGLEPADISLFRFHDGAWQELPTSVVSEEGGWVSFEAITPGFSTFAIAEGGTLNATIDAIPDMMGPGPEIINDTADDAGSFATEPDGETAPEPQVTVAVPDATDAATPQASPAGALPLLAGAAGAALLLRRR
- a CDS encoding thiamine S protein, whose product is MPVVRFRFSRSQTVSEYVYQEGETYADLLLRCGLIPDTVLIFAGDRSLPEDTPVCEDEVTIEETASRG
- a CDS encoding FmdE family protein, with protein sequence MTVTLPPFEEVAEFHGHICPGLAYGYRASEYAKECLNAGRAVDEEMVAIVENDACMIDAIQYITGCTMGKGNLIFRDHGKPVYTFILRNGEKAVRISQKPAFSMDALFPDMTEIQARMGAGTATPADSDRMQEIRTEMIGKILTAPLDEIYECTEVTPELPERARIFRSVPCAVCGEPVSEQRARVQDGKIVCIPCFNAYTRGW
- a CDS encoding NADH-quinone oxidoreductase subunit B family protein yields the protein MSYITKSPWIIHYDGSSCNGCDIEVLACLTPLYDLERFGIVNTGNPKHADVFLITGGINEQSRAVVKNTYEQMPDPKVVVAVGICATSGGVFRECYNIMGGVDTVIPVDVYVPGCAARPESIIDGVVRALGILEAKRAKMAEQEGKKQ
- a CDS encoding NADH-quinone oxidoreductase subunit C — protein: MIEQKHTIIEIAVTDLLKTVEEYHTKGNRLVQIGCTPLGDCYEINYTFTTAWEFESLRITVHDGDEIPSISGIYWGAFIYENEIHDLFGLTVTGMNVDFQGHLIETRVPTPFKNPPTVTKVPKGGDA
- a CDS encoding respiratory chain complex I subunit 1 family protein, yielding MIEEIIFAIGFIILAPFIGALIGGIDRKVTARMQGRVGPPVLQPLYDIFKLFEKEKAVVRNEVNFYIFSYLIFVVFTGALFFSGGDILLVIFALTLAHAFLILGAYAAVSPYSHVGAERELLQLMAVEPMLILAATGFYMATGSFAVKDIALWPEPVVLTIPLIFVGIVYVLTIKLRKSPFDLATTHHAHQELVKGLTTEFAGPTLGMVEIAHLYETVFFLGIVWLFFASMPWVGLAAVIVVYFLEILVDNTTTRVRWQVMLRSAWLVALVAGAINLGVLALL
- a CDS encoding hydrogenase large subunit, which codes for MGNQIVVPFGPQHPVLPEPIHLDLVMEDERVVEAVPTIGYVHRGLEKLVEKRDFKDYVLIAERICGICSFTHSVTYCNAIEHIMGIEVPPRAQFIRTIWMEYSRMHSHLLWLGLAADAMGFENLFMNAWRLREEILDDMEATTGGRVIQGSSKVGGIRLDIPDEKLGEMVDHLKKIRPLLEESNRIFTHDQTVRHRMRGLGVLSEKDAWDLGAVGPVARGSGCDMDVRSSGYSAYGELGFKPVVFTHGDCLDRCLVRSEEVLASVDLVERAVAKMPDGPIEEKVKGNPNGEYFAFSEQPRGECMHYVRANGKKNIVRHRVRTPTFTNIPPLVKMLEGIEMADVPVVVLTIDPCIGCAER